AAAGCAGCTAATTGTTTACTTAATTTATTCCATCTATTAAAATTAACAGGATTAAAAAGAGCGGTATCACGTATAGCAAAAACTACCGCATTACCTTCTTCACCAAACTTGCTAAGAAAATCTTGATATTCTATGTTTACCGGGTGGTCATCTGGCAAAAGGTTTGTTTGCGAGCTAGAGAATCGCATATATTGCCATTGCCAGCCCATGAATACTGTAAAGCCGGTTATTAATAATATGATCAGGATTCTATTTCGAAGAATAATGTTAGCCGTTTTTGGCCAAAATCCTTTAGTAAGTTTAGCTACCATAACTGTTTTTGCAGGTGGCAAAGGTAACTAATAGGTGCAATTGTACCTAAACTGAAACTTTAAAATTAGTATAAATTATAAAAAGCTAACTTATGAGGGTAGCTTAATAACTAAGACCTATAAAAAGCAATTAAACTTTCATAATTTCTGCTTCTTTTTTAGATAAGAAATCATCAATTTTTTTGGTAAAGCCATCGGTTAAATCTTGAATATCCGCAGTAGCATTTTTTTGTAAATCTTCTGAAATATCAAGGTCTTTTATTTCTTTGTTTGCATCTTGTCTTGCACTACGTACGCCTACTTTTGCATGTTCTGCTTCGGCTTTTGCTTGTTTAGTGAGTTGTATTCTCCGCTCCTCGGTAAGTGGTGGAACATTAATTATAATTAAATCGCCATTATTCATAGGGTTAAAGCCTAAATTGGCATTCATTATGGCTTTCTCAATTTCTTGTAGCATGCCTTTTTCCCATGGTTGAACAGAAATTGTTCTTCCATCAGGCGTGTTTATATTTGCTATTTGCGATAATGGAGATTGCGATCCATAATAGTCAACTAAGACTGAAGATAACATTGCAGGACTTGCCTTACCTGCCCTAATTTTTAAAAATTCACGCTCTAAATGTGCTATTGCAGCGTCCATTGCTTCCTTTGTGGAGTCTAAAACAAATTGTACTTCTTCGTTCATAAAACAATAATATTATTTTCTAAAAACATAAACCATACCAAAAATTAAATATTAACAGTTGTTCCAATAGTTTGGCCGTCAACAATTTTAAGTAAGTTTCCTTTTTTGTTCATATCAAAAACTACAATTGGTAGTTCATTTTCTTGACTAAGTGTGAAGGCTGTGGTATCCATAACCTTAAGTCCTTTAGTAAGTACTTCTTGGAAGGAAATAGAATCAAATTTGGTTGCATTTTTATCTTTTTCTGGATCTGCAGTATAAATACCATCAACTCGTGTTCCTTTAAGAATTACATCGGCTTCAATTTCAATTGCTCTTAATACTGCTGCAGAATCTGTTGTAAAGTATGGGTTACCTGTACCACCGCCGAATATAACTACCCTTCCTTTTTCTAAATGCCTCATTGCACGTCTTCTTATAAAAGGTTCAGCTACTTCATTGATTTTAATTGCAGATTGTAATCTTGTTTGTACACCGGTCATTTCTAGAGCACTTTGTAAGGCAAGTCCATTAATTACGGTTGCCAGCATACCCATATGGTCACCTTGAACTCTGTCCATACCTGTAGCAGCACCAGCTAATCCTCGAAATATATTACCGCCACCGATTACAATTGCAACTTCAATGCCTTTTTCTACAACTTCTTTTATCTCTTCTGCATATTCATTAAGTCTGTTTGAGTCAATGCCATATTGCTTTTCACCCATTAAGGCTTCGCCACTTAATTTTAGTAGAATTCTTTTGTAGTGCATCTTTGATTTGTTATTTGTCATCAAAAATAATGAAAATATTTGATGGGTATAGTCAATATTTTATGATAGCAGTATATAATTCTTTCTTAAATGTATATAGTTGTTTATTTATCTTTGGTTTATAAAAATTAACAAGAAAAATACATTGTTTAGCATGAGGAAAATTATAACAGTCTTAGGACTTGTATTACTGTGTTATGCCTGTGGAGCTGGTAAACCTTTAGTGTCTAATGGCAAAAGCCCAATTATTACTACAATTGATTTGGTAAATATAGTGGAGGATAGAGTTCTGGTTCAAATGGATCCCGCTGCTTTTACTTCAGAAGCAATAGTATTTAGAATTCCTAAAACCGTTCCAGGGACATATAGTACCGATAATTATGGTCAATATATTCAGGATTTCGAGGCGTTGGATTACCAAGGAAATAAATTGGAAGTGACAAAGTTAGATGACAATACTTGGGATATTTCAAATGCCACTCAATTAGATAAGGTTAACTATTGGGTAAATGATACTTACGATTCGGAGAAAGAGGTTATCGATGCGGTTTTTTCGCCTGCCGGAACTAATATTTCTAAAGGAAAAAATTTCATGCTTAATCTTCATGGTTTTGTTGGTTATTTTGATTCTTATGAAGAAGTACCATATACCATTCTTGTGCATAAGCCTAAGGGTTTAATTGCGACAACAACACTACCGGTAGAAAAGGATAGAAAACCAGATGAATTATGGGATGGTTTTTCTGCTAAACGCTATTTTGAGGTAATTGATAATCCTATAATGTATGCTAAGCCAAATACAGAAACTTTTGAAATCAATGGTATAACTATTATCCTTAGTGTATTTTCTCCTAATAACATTTATAAGGCTGCTGATTTAAAGGAGAGAATGATGACTATGATGGGGGCCCAAAAGAGTTTTTTAGGTGAAGTTAATAGTACTCAAGAGTATGCTATTTTATTGTATTTGTCAGATGTAAATGTTGATGATGCCCAAGGTTTTGGAGCATTAGAGCATCATACCTCTACCGTAGTTGTACTGCCAGAGGTTATGCCTAAAGATCGTTTAGAGCAAGCAATGGTAGATGTCGTTTCTCATGAATTTTTTCATATTGTTACACCTTTATCGGTACATTCTAAGGAGATTCAATATTTTAATTTCAATGATCCTAAAATGTCAAAACATTTGTGGATGTACGAGGGAACAACTGAGTATTTTGCCAATCTTTTTCAAGTTCAACAGGGTTTAATAAGTGACGAAGATTTTTATGTACGCATGTTAGATAAGATGT
The genomic region above belongs to Maribacter hydrothermalis and contains:
- the frr gene encoding ribosome recycling factor; translation: MNEEVQFVLDSTKEAMDAAIAHLEREFLKIRAGKASPAMLSSVLVDYYGSQSPLSQIANINTPDGRTISVQPWEKGMLQEIEKAIMNANLGFNPMNNGDLIIINVPPLTEERRIQLTKQAKAEAEHAKVGVRSARQDANKEIKDLDISEDLQKNATADIQDLTDGFTKKIDDFLSKKEAEIMKV
- the pyrH gene encoding UMP kinase; protein product: MHYKRILLKLSGEALMGEKQYGIDSNRLNEYAEEIKEVVEKGIEVAIVIGGGNIFRGLAGAATGMDRVQGDHMGMLATVINGLALQSALEMTGVQTRLQSAIKINEVAEPFIRRRAMRHLEKGRVVIFGGGTGNPYFTTDSAAVLRAIEIEADVILKGTRVDGIYTADPEKDKNATKFDSISFQEVLTKGLKVMDTTAFTLSQENELPIVVFDMNKKGNLLKIVDGQTIGTTVNI
- a CDS encoding M61 family metallopeptidase; translation: MRKIITVLGLVLLCYACGAGKPLVSNGKSPIITTIDLVNIVEDRVLVQMDPAAFTSEAIVFRIPKTVPGTYSTDNYGQYIQDFEALDYQGNKLEVTKLDDNTWDISNATQLDKVNYWVNDTYDSEKEVIDAVFSPAGTNISKGKNFMLNLHGFVGYFDSYEEVPYTILVHKPKGLIATTTLPVEKDRKPDELWDGFSAKRYFEVIDNPIMYAKPNTETFEINGITIILSVFSPNNIYKAADLKERMMTMMGAQKSFLGEVNSTQEYAILLYLSDVNVDDAQGFGALEHHTSTVVVLPEVMPKDRLEQAMVDVVSHEFFHIVTPLSVHSKEIQYFNFNDPKMSKHLWMYEGTTEYFANLFQVQQGLISDEDFYVRMLDKMSNAKYYDDNMSFTLMSEHILEEPYESNYGNVYEKGALINMALDILLREKSNGEKGVLWLMKELSKKYGTDVPFEDDVLFNEIASMTYPEVDDFFKRHVLGDIPIDYSVYLNKVGLTTSDVEESSGYFFNGQVPYIDVDVENDSVVYVREGIDLNSFYTNLDLRGGDIFKTINGVDVNVDSIKAIIGESFAWSSETEVTITIERNGELVTVKGEVGSPVKSVKKIVPLKEVSDDKISLKNAWLKD